The Haloplanus sp. CK5-1 genome segment CGGCGGGTATCCCGTCGCATGAACCCAGGGGATCGCGTCCGCGTCGAACGCGGCGGCGTCGAGAACGAGGGCGTCCTCATGCCCTCGACCACGGCCGACCACCTCGTCGTGAAGCTACCCGGCGGCTACAACGTCGGCGTCGACCGCGACGAGGCCGCCGTCGAACTGTTGGAACGGGACGTCCACGACGTGGACGGAAGCGGCGAGGACGGCGACTCGACGATCGAGTTCGACGACGACCTCCCAACCGTCTCGCTCATCTCGACGGGGGGGACCATCGCCTCGACCGTCGACTACCGGACCGGCGCGGTGACCGCGCAGTTCGACGCCGAGGACGTCCTGCGTGCGGTGCCGGACCTCGCGGGCCGGGCCAACTACCGCGGCCGGGTCGTCGCCAACATTCTCTCGGAGAACATGACGCCCGCGGTGTGGCAGGACCTCGCGACGGCCGTCCACGAGGAGATAGAGGCCGGCGCCGACGGCGTCGTCGTCATGCACGGCACCGACACGATGCAGTACACGGCGTCGGCGCTCGCGTTCATGCTCGACACCCCCGTTCCGGTGGTGTTCACGGGGAGCCAGCGGTCGGCGGACCGCCCCTCCAGCGACAACGTGATGAACGCGGTGTGTGCGGTGGAGGCGGCCAAGAGCGACCGGGCGGACGTACTCGTCTGCATGCACGCCTCGTCGAGTGACGACGCCTGCGCGCTCCACCACGCCACGCGGGTCCGCAAGAATCACACCTCGCGACGCGACGCCTTCGAGACGGTCGGGGCGGAGCCGGTCGGTCGCGTCGACTACGAACGCGAGGAAGTCACGTTCCGGCGCGACGGGCCGGCACGCGGGGAGACGGAACTCGGCCTCGCACCCGACCTGGAGACGGGCGTCGAACTCGTCAAGTTCACACCGGGGATGGACCCCGCGGCGCTCTCCTATCTCGACGACGCCGCGGGCGTGGTGATCGAGGGGACTGGACTGGGCCACGTGGCCACCGACTGGATCGACCGGATCGAGGAGCTCGTCGACCAGGGGACGGTCGTCACGATGACCAGCCAGTGTCTGGAGGGCCGGGTCTGTGACCGCGTCTACGACACCGGCCGCGACCTGCTGGAGGCGGGCGTCGTCGAGGCGGGCGACACCCTACCGGAGACGGCGACGGCGAAACTGATGTGGGCGCTGGCGAACCGGTCCGATCCGACTGCGGCGATGCGGGAGTCGCTGGCCGGGGAGTTGCAGGCGCGGTCGGTGCCGTGGGTCTGAGCGGCGACAGCCGACCATAATCCACTTGCCCCTGCCCGGCACAGGGGAGGTATGATCCACGTCGTCGGCGGCGGCATCGCCGGACTGGCCGCCGCCTACCGACTCCAGAGGCACGGCCACGAGGTGACGGTGCTGGAGGCGGGCGACGACCTCGGCGGCCTCGCGGCGACCTACGAGACGGCGGGCGACGATATCGAGCAGTTCTACCACCACCTCTCGAAGTCCGAGGAGACCATCGTCGAGGTGGCCGAGGAGTTGGGGCTGGGCGACCACGTGGAGTGGCTGATCGGCAAGAACGCCTACTACGTCGACGGGATCGTCCACCCCCTCGACACCCTGCCACAGATCGCTGCCTACCCGCATCTGAGCCTCTACGACACGTTCCGGCTCGGCCTCCTCACGCTGGAGATCGACGTCCGGGGTGGCCGCCCCCGCTTCGACACCTACGACGACCTGACCGACTTCGAGGACGTCCCGATCAAGGAGTTCCTCCTCGAACACACGACCCGGGGCGTCTACGAGAACTTCTTCGAACCCTTGCTGGACGCCAAGTTCGGTGACCGGAAGGTGGACGTGAGCGCGGCGTGGCTGCTGGGGCGCATCAAGTTCCGTGGCGAGCGCGACCTCCTGCGGGGCGAGATCCTCGGCTACTTCGACGGCGGGTTCGCGACCCTGATCGACGCCCTCGTCGACGCGGTGGACCGGGAGAACGTCCGGACGGGCGCTCGCGCGACCGACCTCGACGTGCGGGGGGAGGCGGTCGAGTCGATCACCGTCGAGACCGACGCGGGCGTCGAGACGCGCTCGACCGACGGCGTCGTCGTCGCGACGATGCCGAACGTCTTAGAGGAGCTGACAGGGTACACCTGCGACATCGACTTCCAGGGAGCGGTGTGTGCCGTGGTGACGATGGATGAACAGCTGACGGAGACGTACTGGCTCAACGTCGCCGACGACGCACCTTTCGGCGCGCTGATCGAACACACGAACTTCGTGCCGCCGGAGCGCTACGGCGGGGACAACCTGCTCTACGTCGCGAGTTACGTGCAGGACCCGAGCGAGGCGGTGTGGCGGATGGACGACACGGAGTTGCGGGAGTCGTGGCTGGGAGGGATCGCGGAGATGTTTCCAGCGTTCGACCCCGCCGACGTGAGCGAGTTCCGCGTGGCGCGCAACCCGCGGGCCGCGCCGGTGTACGAGCGGGGATACCTCGAGATGGTGGTGCCGTACGACTTGTCCGAGGTGGCCGAGGGCGTCTACTACGCGGGGATGGCGAGTCGGGCACAGTACCCGGAGCGGAGCCTCAACGGCGGCATCGTCGCGGGGTTCGAGTGTGCGGATCTGATCGCGGAGGATTAAGCCTCGCCTTCGTCCTCGTCGACGCCGGGAGCGGCGGTGACGTCCACGTCCGCAGGTTCGTCGTGCCCGCCGACGACGACGTTCCCGTCGCCGTCGTCGACGTAGACGTCGTCGGCGAAGCCGCCCTCGGCGTGGGGGTGGACGGGGTCGTCGAGGCGTTCGGGGGTCGCCGGGGCGTCGGGGAGGGTGTCGCCGTACTCGCCGAGCGGGTCCGCGATGGTGATGCCGTGCCGGTCGAAGAAGTCGCCGTAGCGGTCGTGGTGGGCCTCGAGTTCGTCGGCGGGGAACTCCATCATCTCGGTCCAGCCGTGGTTGTAGAACTCGAAGTTGGCTTGGATGTGGGTGATCTCGCGGGCCTCGGCCTCCGAGAAGCCAGCGTCGAGAGCGTCGACGTAGGTGTCGAACGTGCGGTCGAAAAAGGCCTCCAGTCGGGGTTCGCGCTCCCCGCGGCGGCCCTCGGCGGCCTTCTCGCCGAAGACGTCGACGTGGAGGTCGACGAGTTTCTCGCGGACCTTCTCACCGACGACGGGCATGGTGAGCGCCTGCTTGGCGGCGAAGTGTCGGACGTTCTGGCGGAGTTTCATCGCCGTTGGTTGGGACCCTCCGGTCTTCAACCCACCGGTAGGGCGGAGTTCCGGCGAATTTCGCGGATAGCAACCGACATTAACCCGCACCTACAAACCACGGTATATGACCCAGTCGTATGTGATAATCGGCGACGGGATCGCCGGCAGTTCCGCCGCCGAAACGTTGCGCGACGAGGCTCCCGACGCCGACATCACCGTCATCACCGACGAGGGTGAAGCCCTCTACAACCGCATCCTCATCAAGGAGTTCGCCAAGGGGAAACTCCCCGAGATGCCCGTCTCGATCCACGAACCCGAGTGGTACGAAGAGCGGGACATCGACCTCCGACTCGACACGCTGGTCACGGACATCGACACCGACGCCCACCGACTCCGAACCCACGAAGACGAGACTATCGAGTACGACAAACTCCTCGTCGCCACGGGCGGGACGCCGACCCAACTGCCGGTCGAGAACAGCGACGCCGAGGGCATCCACCACTTCTGGACGTTCCAGGACGCCCGATCGATCCGCGAACACGCCGAGGCGGCGGAGACGGGCCTCGTCGTCGGGGCTGGGTTGCTGGGAATCGATCTCGCGGCCATCTGTGGCGAACAGGACGTCGACGCCCACTACCTCATGCGTGGCGACTGTTGGTGGCGCTACGCGCTCTCCACGGAGGGTGCGGAGATCCTCCACGACGCGATGCGCGACCGCGGCGTCGAACCCGTCTTTCAGAGCGGCGTCGACCGTTTCGAGACCGACGACGGCCACGTCACGGCGGCGGTCGACCCCGACGGCGACCGCTACGAGGGTGACTTCGTCGGCATCGCCATCGGTCTGAACTACAACACGGAGATCCTGCAGGGGACCGACGTCGATGTCGACGACGGGATCCTTGTCGACGAGTACATGCGGACGAACGTCGACGACGTCTTCGCCGCCGGCGACATCACGCGGTACCACGACACGATCCTCGGGGAGCGCGCCCAGAACGGCTCGTGGGACAGCGCCAAGGCACAGGGGACGGTCGCCGCGAAGAACATGCTCGACCCCGAGTCCGAGGCGTTCCGGTTCGTCTCGTCGTACTCGATCACGCACTTCGACTTCCCGTTCCTCTCCTTTGGCCACCCGACAATCGGGGACGACGAGTGCGAGCGCAAGTACTCCGAGACGGAGTGGCGGCGGCTGGCGTTCAAGGACGGCAAGATCGTCGGCGGCGTCCTGATCGGCGATCTCTCGCCCCAGAGCGCCTACAAGAAACTGATGAAAGAGGAGCGCGTCGTCGCCGACCAGAAGGAGGCCCTCCTCCAGCAGTCGGTCGACCTCGACGACCTCGCGCCCGCCCAAGAACAGTAAGGTAAGGGGCAGCGGACGGCCCCGGATTCGCCCGAGATTTTATGTGAACACTCCGAGATGCCTCGGCACGTGAGTCACACTCACATGGTACACGTGGCCACGAGACGACACAACGCATGTCGAGGGAGCGTCGGTCGACGATCGGTAGCGACGGCGACGGCGACGGCGACGGCGGCGCCAGCAGGTCGGGGCACCGAGCCATGATCGTCGGCGTGCCGAGCGAGACGGCCGAGGGCGAAACACGCGTTTCGCTCATCCCCAAGGTGGCGAAGAAACTGGTCGACCGGGACATCGACGTGTGTGTCACGAGCGGTGCGGGCGTCGGGTCCGAGTGGTCGGACGACGCCTACCGCGAGGCGGGGTGTACGGTCGTCGACGGCCGGGACGAGGTGTTCGACCGGGCGGACGTGATCTGTCAGGTCAGGGGGCTGGCGGCCAACGAGGGAGAGCCGATGGACCCCTACCGGGAGGGACAGGTCGTGATCGGCACGCTCGGTCCCTACGACCTCGAGGAGGGGACGTGGGAGGAACTGGGCGACCGCCGGGTCAGCGCCTTCGCTCTGGAGTTCATGCCCCGCATCAGCCGCGCCCAGAGCATGGACGTGCTGTCGTCGATGGCGAGCGTCGGCGGCTACAAGGCGGCGCTGGTGGCGGCCGAGCGACTGCCCAAACTCTTCCCGCTGGAGATGACCGCCGCGGGCACCGTCCAGCCCGCGGAGGTGTTCGTTATCGGCGCGGGGGTCTCGGGGCTGAAGGCCATCTCGACGGCCGAGCGCCTCGGCGCGTCCGTCCGGGGGTACGACATCAGACTGGAGGTGAAACAGGAGGTCGAGAGCCTCGGTGCGGACTTCGTCGAACTCGACTTGGAGACGGAGGGGTCGGGCGACGACGAGGGGTACGCCGTCGAGATGGGCGAGGAGTTCTACGAACAACAGCGCAAGGAACTGGGGCGGGTCGTCCCCGAGTCGGACGTGGTGATCACGACGGCGGCCATCCCCGGCGCACCGGCACCCGAACTCGTCAGCGAGGAGATGATCACCGACATGGACGACGGCTCGGTGATCGTCGACCTCGCGGCGGCCGACGGCGGCAACTGCGATCCGACGGTGGCCGACGAGACGGTCACCTACGAGGGCGTGACGGTGTTCGGCCCGACCAACCTCCCGGCGACGGTGCCGGGGACGGCGAGTCAACTGTTCGCCAACAACCTGTACAACTTTCTCGACCACCTGCTGGAGGACGGCACACTCGATATCGACACGACGGACGAGATCATCGACTCGACGCTACTCACCCACGATGGCACGATACGACGACCCCACGAGGAGAGCGACGAACAGGACGCCGAAGACGAGGAGGACGGGACGGATGAGGGGTGACCGAGCGTGACGTTCGTCGGGAACCTGACGCTGTTCGTGCTCTCGGCGTTCGTCGGCTACGAGATCATCACGAAGATCCCGACGAACCTCCACACGCCGTTGATGTCCGGGGCGAACGCCATCTCGGGGATCACGCTCCTCGGGTCGGTCGTCGTCGCGGGGTCGGGATCGACGACCCTCGCGACAGCGCTCGGTTTCGTCGCGGTCGTGATGGCGACGATCAACGTCGTCGGCGGGTATCTCGTGAGTCACTTCATGCTCGACCAGTTCAGCCAGCGGGGGAAGTGAGATGGCGGGCGTGATCGGCGGTCTCCCGGACGCGGTGTTGCAGTTCGCGTACCTGATCGCGGGCGTCCTCTTCATTCAGGGGTTGCGCGACATGACACACCCGCGGACGGCGACGCGCGGGAACCAAATTTCGGCGCTGGGGATGTTCGTCGCGGTGGCGGTCACGGTGCTCTGGTTCGAGATCCTCTCGCCGCTGGTGCTCGCGGCCGCCCTCCTCGTCGGCGGGGGGATCGGCGCGTGGCTGGCGGTGACGGTCGAGACGACCGAGATGCCCCAGCTAGTCGGCCTGTTCAACGGCTTCGGCGGCGGTGCCTCCGCGCTCGTCGCGGGGGCGGAGCTGGTCGACCTCACCGCCACCGGGAGCGGTCTCCCGGTCGGCGTGACCGTGACGGCAGCCATCGCCGGCATCATCGGATCGGTGACGTTCTGGGGGAGTCTCGTCGCCGCCGGCAAACTCCACGGGCTGGTCGGCGACTCGCCCGTGAGCACCAACGTCGGTCACGGGATCAAGGTCGTGACGCTCCTGACCGCCCTCGCGGGTGGGGCCGCGCTGGTCGTCCAACCCGGTATCGTCGGCGGGGGGCTGGCCGACCTGGTCCCGTCGTACTGGGTTCTGGTCGTCGCCGCGTCGGTCCTTGGCGTGTTCCTCGTCGTCCCCATCGGCGGGGCGGACATGCCCGTGGTGATCGCGCTCCTGAACTCCTACTCCGGACTGGCCGCCGCGACGACGGGGTTCGTCCTCGACAACACCGTCCTCATCATCGCGGGAACGCTGGTCGGCGCGTCGGGGCTGATCCTGACGGTCATCATGTGCGAGTCGATGAACCGATCGCTGGTCAACGTCCTCTTCGGCGGCCTCGGGAGCGACGAGGAGTCCGAGGACATGGCGGACATCTACGAGGGATCGATCAGCGAAACCTCCGCCGAGGAGGTCGAGATGTTGCTGGACGTGGCCGACCGCGTCGTCATCGTCCCCGGCTACGGGATGGCCGTCGCACAGGCCCAACACGCCGTCGCCGAACTGGCCGAACTGCTGGAGGAAGAGGGCGTCGACGTCGAGTTCGGCATCCACCCGGTCGCCGGTCGGATGCCGGGACACATGAACGCGTTGCTGGCCGAGGCCGACGTCCCCTACGACAAGATGCGGGAACTGGAGGAGGTGAATCCGACGTTCTCCCAGACGGACGTCGTGATCGTCACGGGGGCCAACGACGTGGTCAACCCGATGGCGAACACCGACGACTCCAGCCCCATCGCCGGCATGCCGGTCCTGAACGTCGGCGAGGCTCGCTCCGTGATCGTCAACAAGCGCAGTCTCAGCCCCGGGTTCTCCGGCATCCCCAACCCGCTGTTCGCACAGGACAACACGAGCATGCTCTTCGGCGACGCCAAGGAGTCCATGCAGGAACTGGTGAACGTCTACAAGGAGAACCGCTAACTCCGTCCCGGGGCTCGCCGAGCGGGTAGTCGTACACGCCGCCGCACCGCTGTCGGCGGTTCCGCCGGTGAATTCAAACCCGAACGGCGGTGTATCTGGACGACGTGTCCGATCCTCACGACTTACAGCGGTTCGTCGCGGCGCAAGATCCCGTGATCGAACAGGTGAAGTCGGAACTGCGGTCGGGGCGCAAGCGAACCCACTGGATGTGGTTCGTCTTCCCACAGGTCGCCGGCCTCGGCAGCAGCGAGATGGCCCGGCGGTACGCGATATCGTCGCGGGCCGAAGCGGAGGCGTACCTGTCGCACCCGGTGCTTGGGCCGCGGCTGACGGAGTGTACGGGGATCGTGAACGGGATCGACGGGCGCTCGGCGACCGAGATATTCGGCTCGCCAGACGACCTGAAGTTTCGATCGTCCATGACGCTCTTCGACGCCGTCGCGGACGACCCGACTCCGTTCGGAACGGCGCTGGAGCGATACTACGGGGGTGATCCCGACGAGCAGACGTTACAGTTCCTCTCCGACTCCTGAGGGGTGCGGGGAGAGGCCATTCGGCGGGATCGACGAAACCTTTATCATCGTTAGTGTTCATTGGTATCATATGACACGGACCGTCGGCACGGAGTACGAGGTGAACCGAACGAACTCGGTGCCCGAGAGCGCCCGGGTCCGCCACTTCGACGAACTCGACGACGCGGCACAGGAGTATCTGGTTCACGTCGAGGCGGGCGCGTCGCCGCGGGATCCGACGACCCTCTCGGGCCTCGACGAGGGCGACGTGGTCGTGTTCACCGACTACTACCACATCCAGTAGGCGTGGCGGCCGGACCGAAGCGGTTTTGCCCGCGCCAGCGGTAGCGACCCTATGGACAGCGGCGGCACGATGACGCTCGCGTTCGAACTCGAGGCGCTCAAACGACTCGCGGATCCGAACGCGGTGTTCGACGACGCCCGCAAGTGGACCGAGTACGTGGGCGTCCTCAGCGATCGGCCGACGTACGTCGTCACCAACTTCACGCGCAAGCGACGCATCCGCCAGGACTTCTTCTCGGGACCGCGGGGCGTCGACGAGAGCCTCGAGAACGTGCGCGACCAGTTCGACACCGACCGGCACGTCTTCGTCGGTACGACCGACGAGGACCGGGCCGCCGCGGAGGCGGCCGACTGGGAGTTTCTGTCCGTCGAGGAGGCGGCGGAGTTCGCCGAGTGGGACCTCGGCGAACCGAGCGAGGAGGACCCCTTCGAGACCGAGACGCGCGACGACTGGCCCTGACCGACCGAAAGCCATAATCGCAGCCAAGCCTTGCCCATAGCCGATGAGTCACCAGTTGCCTGACGTACAGGCAAGCCAACCCGACGTGACCGTCGGGCTCAGTCAGGTCGGCGTGACCGGGGTCGAGAAACTCGTCAAACTCGACCGGAACGGGCAGCGCCCGATCGTGCTGATGGCGGAGTTCGAAGTGTTCGTCGACCTGCCCAGCGGCCGCAAGGGGATCGACATGAGCCGGAACATGCAGGTGATCGACGAGACTCTAGAGGCGGCCGTCTCGGAACCGTCCTACCGCGTCGAGGAGGTGTGTGGCGACGTGGCCGAACGCCTCCTCGAGAAACACGAGTACACCTCGACCGCCGAGGTCCGGATGGAGGCCGACTACGTCACCCGCGAGCAGACGCCAGCGTCGGGGCTCGACACTCAGAACACCGCGACGATCATCGCGGGGGCCGTCGCCACCGAGGAGGGGACCAGGGAAGAGATCGGTGCACGCGTCACCGGGATGACGGTCTGCCCCTGTTCGCAGGGGATGTCGGAGTCGCGGGCCCGCGAGACGCTCGCCAGCCTCGGCGTCGACGACGAGACGACCGAGGCGTTCCTCGACGAGGTGCCCCAACCGGGTCACTCCCAGCGGGGTCACGCGACGCTGACGATCACGAGCGAGGGCTCGCCCGACGTGGACCTCCGGGACGTGATCGACGTGGCTCGCGACGCGATGAGCGCCCGCATCTACAACCTCGCGAAGCGCCCCGACGAGGACCACATGACCTACCACGCCCACGCCAACGCGAAGTTCGTCGAGGACTGCGTGCGGTCGCTCGCCGAGTCCGTCGTCGAGGAGTTCGACCACCTCGCCGACGACACCGTGATCCACATGAAGCAGTCGAACGACGAGTCGATCCACCAGCACAACGCCCACGCGGAACGCGAACTCTCCCTGGAGGCGCTCCGAGAAGAAGTCGGATTCGAGGGGTAACGCGTCAGGCGTCGTCGGGATCGAGGGGCGTCGAGTCGGCCCACTGCCGGTCGAAGACGTCCCGGGCGTCGTCGGCGAACGCCGCGTCCTTGAAGTCGATCATGGCGAGCGTCTCGCCGGGATCGAGTGGGTTCGGCACCTCGATACACACCTCCACGTCGTCGACGAGCGTGAACGTGCCGTCGATGGCCGTCGACGCGCGGGACTCGTATCCGTCCCGCTCCGAGAGGCGGTTCGCGTAGGCCTCGCTGAGGTCGTCGGAGACGGTGTCGAGGAGCGCGGGGTGGATGAGGACCGACACCGTCACGCCCCGGTCCAGCGCCGCCTCGAACGCTTCGAGGGCCCGCTTACCGACCACGCCGAGGTCGACCTGGGTAGAGGGCACTCCGGCGACGTGCCGGATACGGTCGTCGGCGGCGGAGAGGCGTTCGAGCAACAGGTCGACTGTCTCCTCGGGGCCGACGGCGGCCGTCCAGAACTGTTCGTCGACGGCGTCGGCGGCATCGAGGTCACCGACCAAGTCGTCGGCGACGGCCTCGTAGCGCTCGGCCTGCTGGTCGAGTTCGCGCTTGCGCGCCTCGACGAGGCGATCCAGTGCGGCCTCGGGTTCGACCGCGACGTACTTCTTCGGGCGACTCGCCGCCTGACTCCGGACGAGGCCGCTGCCCTCCAGTCCGTTGAGGACGTCGTAGATCCGTCCCATGGGCACGCCGCTCGCGTTCGACAACTCCTTGGCCGTTGTCGGGCCGTGGTCGAGGAGCGTCCGATACGTCTGGGACTCGTACTCGGACAGCCCGAGGTCACGGAGCGAGGCCATACGCGAGGCTGATGGTCGACGGACAAAAACGAACCGCTCGTTTACTCGACGAGCGTGGCGACACAGTCGACGAGGTCGGACGGCGTCGTCACGGTTCGCGAGCGCTCGCCCACGCGGACGACGGCGGTCCCGGGATCGGCGTCCTCGGCGGCGGGCCGGACGACCTTCTCGTGGTCGGCGACACGGAGGGCAGCGCGGTGGAGGTCACTCCCGGGGCCGGGATCGGTCGCAACGGAGATCACCAGCGGGTCGCGACACAGGCGAGCGGCGACGGAGCCGTAGCCGGCGACACGGACGCCGAACCGATCCCACGCACCGGCGAACGCGCCGACCGCCTCGCTCGCGACATCGCGGTACCGGTCGTCACCCGTCAGGATCGACAGGTCGAGCAGGGCGTCGGCCATCTCGACGTTGTCGTCGAGTGGTCGGAGCGGGCGGTCGAGTAGCCCCGATCCCTCGGCCGGTCCGTCGCGGAAACAGCCGTCGGCGAACAGGGCCTCGACGGTGCGGTCGGCGACGTCCCGGGCCACCGCGAGGGCGTCGGCGTCGCCGAGGACCTGCGCCGCGCGGACGCCGGCGGCGACCGTCCGTGCCCCGTCGGACAGCAGGAGCGTCGGGGCGTCGGCGTCCACGTGGTGGCGGACGACGCCGTCGTCGACGAACGTCGAGCGGAGCGTCGAGAGCGTCCGGCGGGCGTACTCGCGGGGACGGTCGGCGTCGGTGTACGACGAGAGGACGAGCAGGGCGTCGACCGCGAGGGCGTTCGAGTCGGCGAAGGCCGTCAGGTCCGTCCGGGGTTCGCCGTCGTCAGCGGGCCCCTGACTCCCGCCGAACGCCGATCCGTTCCAGAGCACGTCGATCAGGTAGTCGACGGTTCGCTCGGCCCGGTCGCGGTAGTGCTCCTCGCCGGTGTAGCAATAGGCGTGGGCGAACGCCCGCACGAGTGCGGCGTTGTCCGCGAGGAGTTTCGCGCGGTCGGGGTCGGACCAGTCCCGACCCCGGGCGTAGCGGTAGAAGCCGCCACGCTCCTCGTCGAACAGGCCGCGGGCGACGGCGTCTACGGTCTGCCGGGCCTTCACGGGGTCGCGCTTGAGCGCGAACTCGATGGTTCGGGGCAGGGGAAACTTGGGTGTGTCGCCCCAGCCGCCGTTCTCGGCGTCGAACGCCTCGTCGAGTCGGCCGGCGAGGTGTTCCTCGATGCGGTCGGTCACCGCCCCCGACGGCGGCGGGTCGCCGGCGAGCGACCGCGGGACCCGGCCGGCGTCGAACCCGCTCTCGTCCCAGCGCTCGCGTACCCGGTCGATCACCTGTCGCATGCCGTCGGGGCCGAGAAAGCCCGCGCCGGCGATGCGGTCGCCGTCGGGCGTACAGAACACCGTCGACGGGAAGCCGCCGACGTTGTACCGCTCCCGGACCCGCGGGTGGCGGTCCACGTCGACGCGGACGGGCACGAACCCGTCGTTCAGGTTGGCCGCGATCCGTGGCTCGGCGTACGTCCGGGCGTCCATCTCGTGACACTCCCCACACCACGTCGCCGTCAGGGCGAGCAGTACGGGCGACCCCCGGTCGCGGGCTTCGGCGAACGACTCGTCGCCCCACGACCGCCACTCAACGCGCGTGCCCTCGGTCATAGCGTCACTCGGGGACGGGCGGGCCTAAGCCCTTCGTCGTCCGACCCGCGCGTCAAAAGGGCTATGAGTGGGCCGCCGGTAGTGGGCGGTATGCGCCTGCGCTGGGTGTTCGCGCTCCTGTTGCTCATCCCCTTGGCCGACGCCCTGTTGCTCGTCGTCGTCGCCGACGCCGTCGGCGCGCCGGTGACCGTCGCACTGGTCGTTCTCACCGGACTGATCGGTATGTTGCTGGTCCGAGCGGAGGGGCGACACACGATCAACAGCCTCCAGCGACGGCTCGCGACGGGCGAGGTGCCGACGAAGGAACTCATGGACGGTGGCCTGCTCATCGCCGCGGGTGCGTTCCTGCTCACGCCCGGCCTCGTGACCGACGCCATCGGCTTCCTGCTCGGCGTCCCGCTGACGCGGGCACCGATCCGGGCGGTTCTCGAACGACTCGTGGTGCGGCCGTACCTGGACCGCAAGAGCGGTGGCTTCGTCACCGGCGGCGTCTACACGGCCGGGTTCCCGAACGACGACGAGGACGTCTACGACGTGGACGGCGGTTCCTATCGCGTCGACGACGAGTAGAGCGCGAACGGAAACGCTTAAACTCCCGACCGGGCAACGGTTGAATGCGCTCACCTGGGCCAATAGCTCAGTCAGGTTGAGCGCTCGGCTGATAACCGGGAGGTCCGCGGTTCAAATCCGT includes the following:
- a CDS encoding DUF7124 domain-containing protein, with protein sequence MDSGGTMTLAFELEALKRLADPNAVFDDARKWTEYVGVLSDRPTYVVTNFTRKRRIRQDFFSGPRGVDESLENVRDQFDTDRHVFVGTTDEDRAAAEAADWEFLSVEEAAEFAEWDLGEPSEEDPFETETRDDWP
- the mptA gene encoding GTP cyclohydrolase MptA; its protein translation is MSHQLPDVQASQPDVTVGLSQVGVTGVEKLVKLDRNGQRPIVLMAEFEVFVDLPSGRKGIDMSRNMQVIDETLEAAVSEPSYRVEEVCGDVAERLLEKHEYTSTAEVRMEADYVTREQTPASGLDTQNTATIIAGAVATEEGTREEIGARVTGMTVCPCSQGMSESRARETLASLGVDDETTEAFLDEVPQPGHSQRGHATLTITSEGSPDVDLRDVIDVARDAMSARIYNLAKRPDEDHMTYHAHANAKFVEDCVRSLAESVVEEFDHLADDTVIHMKQSNDESIHQHNAHAERELSLEALREEVGFEG
- a CDS encoding TrmB family transcriptional regulator, with protein sequence MASLRDLGLSEYESQTYRTLLDHGPTTAKELSNASGVPMGRIYDVLNGLEGSGLVRSQAASRPKKYVAVEPEAALDRLVEARKRELDQQAERYEAVADDLVGDLDAADAVDEQFWTAAVGPEETVDLLLERLSAADDRIRHVAGVPSTQVDLGVVGKRALEAFEAALDRGVTVSVLIHPALLDTVSDDLSEAYANRLSERDGYESRASTAIDGTFTLVDDVEVCIEVPNPLDPGETLAMIDFKDAAFADDARDVFDRQWADSTPLDPDDA
- a CDS encoding DUF255 domain-containing protein, giving the protein MTEGTRVEWRSWGDESFAEARDRGSPVLLALTATWCGECHEMDARTYAEPRIAANLNDGFVPVRVDVDRHPRVRERYNVGGFPSTVFCTPDGDRIAGAGFLGPDGMRQVIDRVRERWDESGFDAGRVPRSLAGDPPPSGAVTDRIEEHLAGRLDEAFDAENGGWGDTPKFPLPRTIEFALKRDPVKARQTVDAVARGLFDEERGGFYRYARGRDWSDPDRAKLLADNAALVRAFAHAYCYTGEEHYRDRAERTVDYLIDVLWNGSAFGGSQGPADDGEPRTDLTAFADSNALAVDALLVLSSYTDADRPREYARRTLSTLRSTFVDDGVVRHHVDADAPTLLLSDGARTVAAGVRAAQVLGDADALAVARDVADRTVEALFADGCFRDGPAEGSGLLDRPLRPLDDNVEMADALLDLSILTGDDRYRDVASEAVGAFAGAWDRFGVRVAGYGSVAARLCRDPLVISVATDPGPGSDLHRAALRVADHEKVVRPAAEDADPGTAVVRVGERSRTVTTPSDLVDCVATLVE
- a CDS encoding FxsA family protein, which translates into the protein MRLRWVFALLLLIPLADALLLVVVADAVGAPVTVALVVLTGLIGMLLVRAEGRHTINSLQRRLATGEVPTKELMDGGLLIAAGAFLLTPGLVTDAIGFLLGVPLTRAPIRAVLERLVVRPYLDRKSGGFVTGGVYTAGFPNDDEDVYDVDGGSYRVDDE